A region from the Aegilops tauschii subsp. strangulata cultivar AL8/78 chromosome 5, Aet v6.0, whole genome shotgun sequence genome encodes:
- the LOC109746040 gene encoding uncharacterized protein, whose protein sequence is MPLRRLLDLSATVSDLLRRSLSTAAAPSHPPWAIVDYTSMVDRSSSAPGACFHPVAPPGISHVTAPAHLVSPRARPAPDTNVVQVLFGNVGAASGDGHLLLSYHDLRAEGPCTTWDLSAPPEIQRFVCNPLTGQMLRLPDIGGSRRTLVFHHMGLLTQADGWLGRGPPHRFAVAELAFHGAGLERFLSEKGEWETVMGVPCGPPPPRGMEVNQETVAFGGRLWWVDLTLGAVSVDPFADRPEIRFVELPSGSVLPARARTEEDGDLRKVDDRGLFLREVAKHRRIGVSKGRLRYAEVSPHDPFLLSSFALDGDEGGGWTLEHQVELRQVLADGGYPWQENSAQAAPQIVVLDPLNANAIYLKVGEHVVVVDMHNGKVIGASPLQDEYSLVPCVLPPWLASSTIPTAGKKDGMEPTDDPVNLS, encoded by the exons ATGCCGCTCCGGCGCCTCCTGGACCTCTCCGCCACCGTCTCCGACCTGCTCCGCCGCTCcctctccaccgccgccgccccctcgcacCCACCATGGGCGATCGTCGACTACACGTCCATGGTGGACCGCTCCTCGTCGGCCCCGGGCGCGTGCTTCCACCCCGTCGCGCCCCCGGGCATCTCCCACGTCACGGCCCCGGCGCACCTCGTCAGCCCCAGGGCGCGCCCCGCCCCCGACACCAACGTCGTccaggtcctcttcggcaacgtcggcgccgccagcggcgacggccacctcctcctcAGCTACCACGACCTCCGGGCGGAGGGCCCCTGCACCACCTGGGACCTGTCCGCGCCCCCGGAAATCCAGCGCTTCGTCTGCAACCCCCTCACCGGCCAGATGCTCCGCCTGCCGGACATTGGCGGCTCCCGGAGGACCCTCGTCTTCCACCACATGGGCCTCCTCACCCAGGCCGACGGCTGGCTCGGGCGCGGGCCGCCCCACAGATTCGCCGTCGCCGAGCTTGCCTTCCATGGCGCCGGCCTCGAGCGGTTTCTCTCGGAGAAAGGGGAGTGGGAGACGGTGATGGGCGTGCCGTGCgggccgccgcccccgcgcgGGATGGAGGTCAACCAGGAGACGGTTGCCTTCGGCGGCCGCCTGTGGTGGGTCGACCTCACCTTGGGCGCCGTCTCCGTCGACCCCTTCGCCGACCGGCCGGAGATCCGCTTCGTCGAGCTGCCCAGCGGCAGCGTGCTGCCTGCGCGTGCTCGTACGGAAGAGGATGGAGATCTCAGGAAGGTCGATGACCGGGGGCTCTTCTTGCGGGAGGTGGCCAAGCACCGGCGCATTGGCGTGAGCAAGGGGCGGCTGCGCTACGCCGAGGTCTCTCCTCACGACCCGTTCCTGCTCAGCTCCTTTGCGCTCgacggcgacgagggcggcggctgGACGCTGGAGCACCAGGTGGAGCTCAGGCAGGTGTTGGCGGACGGAGGCTACCCGTGGCAGGAGAACTCGGCGCAGGCGGCGCCGCAGATCGTCGTCCTTGACCCGCTGAACGCCAACGCCATCTACCTCAAGGTCGGCGAGCACGTCGTCGTGGTGGACATGCACAACGGCAAGGTGATAGGGGCCTCTCCGCTTCAGGACGAGTACTCTCTTGTGCCGTGCGTGCTCCCGCCATGGCTTGCATCGAGCACGATCCCTACGGCAG GCAAGAAGGATGGCATGGAACCGACAGATGATCCGGTTAATTTGTCTTAG
- the LOC120964303 gene encoding uncharacterized protein encodes MAMGRERRIKLLVAVVLLLTLAKGSNGNRTCTVADLEIRHIRVDSYKQDGGRTHEQEQQHMNSGGGGGRKLKQMPMIMAVWVYNHCPCMVDNVVIYAPHGFSTIYANGTDERIFSKVREHLYLIHNAGPLLPAASCPRFPPSPPSAAGPVDGKAQTQDFSCPSTAFFYTWYEEIELKPAFLVPHC; translated from the exons ATGGCTATGGGGCGGGAGAGGCGCATCAAGCTTCTCGTGGCAGTCGTCCTGCTCCTCACCTTGGCGAAAG GGAGCAACGGCAACAGGACATGCACCGTGGCGGACCTGGAGATACGGCATATCCGAGTGGACAGCTACAAGCAGGACGGCGGCCGCACGCACGAGCAAGAGCAGCAGCACATgaactccggcggcggcggcgggcgcaaGCTGAAGCAGATGCCGATGATCATGGCGGTGTGGGTGTACAACCACTGCCCGTGCATGGTGGACAACGTGGTGATCTACGCGCCCCACGGCTTCTCCACCATCTACGCCAACGGGACCGACGAGAGGATCTTCTCCAAGGTGCGGGAGCACCTCTACCTCATCCACAACGCCGGCCCGCTCCTGCCAGCGGCGAGCTGCCCGCGTTTCCCACCCTCTCCGCCCTCTGCCGCCGGCCCGGTCGATGGGAAGGCGCAAACTCAAGATTTTAGCTGCCCGTCCACCGCTTTCTTCTATACCTGGTACGAGGAGATCGAGCTCAAGCCTGCCTTCCTCGTGCCTCACTGCTAG
- the LOC109746041 gene encoding uncharacterized protein, with product MVKGASGLCLLVGGAIQRIMERQEPGMGAGPQGDVENPSSVPRLVVVSSLEELEEVLSEWKASITALSIDVSQDMPFTMANECFERLELDGLQAQNMIQAGQCMKLKRAEYLRAQAQEDAGDMSHSGAPVAPGS from the exons ATGGTGAAAGGGGCGTCAGGTTTATGCTTACTGGTTGGAGGCGCCATCCAGCGCATCATGGAGAGGCAAGAGCCGGGGATGGGCGCTGGGCCGCAAGGAGATGTAGAAAACCCATCTTCTGTTCCGAGGCTAGTGGTCGTCAGCTCACTTGAAGAG CTGGAGGAAGTATTGAGTGAGTGGAAGGCATCGATCACAGCGCTATCTATTGACGTGAGTCAAGACATGCCCTTCACCATGGCGAACGAGTGCTTTGAGCGGCTTGAATTGGATGGCTTGCAAGCTCAGAATATGATCCAAGCAGGCCAATGTATGAAGCTAAAGCGTGCTGAGTACCTGCGTGCCCAGGCGCAGGAGGATGCTGGGGACATGAGCCACAGCGGAGCACCAGTGGCCCCGGGGTCATGA